Genomic window (Acomys russatus chromosome 2, mAcoRus1.1, whole genome shotgun sequence):
CAGTTGTGGCAGGACATCATGCGTATAATCCATAGCTTGTGAATGGCTTTAAGGCCAACTCTGCTGGAGGGAGGTCTCTTGTACTGTAATCCAGGGCAAAAACCTATGTCTGGAGAGATCATAGGCTCagtaaggggggtgggggtgggcacagCTACTGTTTTGTTGAGTGGCTATGATGTGCCCATCAAATTGGCTTTCAAACATACTTATACCCATAAGCCACGGCTTTTGCAATAGATAATACAGACTCCTAACCACTGCTGAAGCTCCTGAGGACCAGTGACTATCGCTGCGGCAGAGCGGCCTAATGCTTTGCCATATATGGACATCTCTATCatcccctccaaggctcagagtCTATTGTCAAGAGAATATTGTAAGAAGCCAGATGAGGTGGAGTCCTGCATAGCAGTTTTCTCCAAACTGAAACACTTCctcaaagaaaggaagggtggagggtgggggcggAGTCATGAGGCTCAGAGGTAAACAAACTTCCCCATGTGGGAAAGCTAAGATTGGCAAGATTTAGGAGCACAACTCCCCAAGTGTACTGAAGCAGTTAACAACTCCTGGGGGAGGAGCCTGGCCTGCAGAGAGGTCCAAGGAGGCAGCTTTCCTGAGTTGAGTGGTGATGATTTATGAAGAAGTGACTAACTTATCACCCACACTCCTGTTAACGACCCCAATAAAAACCCATCCTTCAAGTTCAACTAGGGGGATTGGTGCAATCACTTTGGTTTGCTGTGGGTTCCATTTCTTGGGCACCGGGGTGAATAGatgtgagaaggagggaggaggtagGGAGGCTGTTTTATTTCCTTGGGAAAACTGCACACAACAAATGTCACCCTAGCACCTAAACTGCAAGATCTAAATCTAAGCTGTGTAATTTTCTAATATTATCTCTTGCAACCtacaaaaatgatataaaataaaatgattcccccccaaaaaagcatcTTTGGAGAAATACCTAAAAACCCCAAATCAAGTGATGAACTTACTAAAAAGAGCCAAGGAACAGGTGACATAAATAAGTAGGAACAGGATAGCTCTAagttgtcaaaataaaaaaaataaaaaataaatttaaaaaagggaaagaagacaaagacatgggaagtgtttctgtttttcatacATACACTCTCGTGTGTCTTACATGCCCACTCATGCCCTACTGCCACCACAGTAGACAGTGCAAAGGATTGTCCATGCTCTGCAAAGATAGTTCATCGACTTGCTGGAACCTGCTTTACCACTGTAGCTAAAACAAAATCCACGCAGGTCCAGACTTCCCAGAGATGATATGACCTGGACCCTGTACACACTGAGTTTATATCCTACCATCCTCAAGTCTAATGAACTGGCTTCCTTTCAGGGCCTTTGAAAGTCTACACTAGCTGTTATTGCAATGCCATCTGGAAAGCTTTTCCTTTGGCTGCCATCTCCCCATATATCTCATACATGTTCAATTTAAATCCACCCCTGAACTTCCTGGTCAATTTCTCATATAACCCACTTCTTGCACATCTCTTGCTCACTCCCTGAAATTCTCTTATTTGCTATTTTgatttctgcctccatcttcttccAGAGAGCATCTGCTGCACACCAGGGGACTTCTGAGCTTCACTCATGGCTTTGGCTTACCGGACacctaagaaagaaatgaacaaataagtcattaggagtaaACGGGCCCACAATGGAACTACCTTGGGGAGGAAGCAGATCTGACAAAGAAAAatgggactaaaaaaaaaaaaagaagaaaattagggaGAGGAAAGAACAGTAGAAGTGGCAAGTGTTTATGGTAAATACTTTTATATGCATCCTATGCGGAGGGGGCTATGCAAAGAGAGCCTTTTGTACACAGCTACTTTTCACTTTGTCGTTAAGGTTTTTGACTTCAGTGTGTCGAAGGCAGTGGTTCCCAAGACTTCTCTATTGGGCTGTAGGTGTTGGTACACTTACAAACACTGTCCCGGGGGCTCCACAGCCTGCTCAGAGCTGCCAGAACAAGAAATAAGAGGGTGAAGGATGAGGTTCCTAGTTTATACCAGTGAGAGAATTGAGATGGTCAGGCAGCCGCAATTTCTCTTTATCTGACACCAGCGTAAGCTCTGGCATTGCCCATgcctatggtggctcacactgtcaGCAAGCTGTTGGCCACTTTGTTTTGATGCTGCATGatataagtgtgtgcatgtggtaatGGTGGTAGTTTGACACGTAAGAAAAAGACCTATACATAAATAgaaagacagggctggagagatggctcggagagGACCTGAGTCCGATCCCAGCACCAGCTCAGGAAGTTCACAGGACCTGCCTGTtaccccagttccaggggctcttcTGGGATCCAACGTCTCTGGCCtcatggatatgtgtgtgtgtgcatgcaaacacagcacacattttaaagagagtcatctttgaaaaatgtaaaaagaatggcAAGCTAAGCATAGTGCATGGTAGTAATCAAAGcattaggaggaagaggcagcaggatcttAAGTTTAAGGCCCAGGCAACAAACAGGTCAAGACCCTGTATAAAAgtcaaagactttttaaaaacagaagaaaaaaatcccagaattcTCTGCAGGAAGCCCCAGAGGAACCAGTACTTTCATTGTAACCGGTGTGTTGGTGCAGATGTGTTCAGGGGCTTCTTCAACCTAATGGTAATAACTGGAGATTTCTATTCCTGACAACCCGAGCCCCTTCTTAGGGGATGAGAACTCCAGCTCTCCTGTAGCCCCTTGCCCAGGACTGAAGCCTTAGCCCTGGCATGAAGCTGTTAGctgccttccccttccccacttcACAGACCTGCTTAACATCTCTGAGTCCAAAGTTGTTCGCCTGGACAGTGAGGGTGATCAAACCTTACTTCTCCCTTGATGCCTATGGACAGAGCTACAGGTAAAGATCACTATGGGAATTTAAGAGCAAACACAATGTGACATCCCAACTGGGCAACAGTATAGATCCTAATATAATTATCCATCCTCACGAAGAGCTGCTGGCTGCTAGTTTAAGAAgtattcagaggaaggacagcaggctaccaagaagagacttgatgccttatgagcatatacagggggaggaggtccccctcaggaacagtcataggggaggggagtaaggggaaaatgggagggagggaggaatgagaggatacaagagatgggataacaattgagatgtaatatgaataaattaataaaatatatttaaaataaagaaaaacaaaaaacaaaacaacaacaacaaagaagtatTATCTAGGGACATTTGTCATAAGAGTTAAGAGAAGGAAGTTTTAGATGTTAGTCCTGAAATAAGAGCAACAGCAGTCTCAGTTCGTTTCCAGAATGAACAATTGGGTTTTGTTAGGTTGAGGGTGGGGCCAGATGTAAGCTGAACTGCCCATCATTAGAACCCACAATGAAAAGCTGGTCTCTATTGTTAGCATTGGTTGGGCTCCAACAGTCACTATGCAGGTGTCAGTCACGTGCCCCTATGTCCCCATTAAACAATATCTCAAATATTTTACTCAGAATACACCAGTGTGGGCTAGGTAGAAGACTTGGGTGATAAAGTACTTGCCCCATacacatgaggatctgagtttgtgccccagcacccacataaaagccaggcatagcggACCATCTATAATACTGTAGTGGGTAGGGAGAGGCCAGAAGTCATGTGGAGCTTGCTGTCTCACCAGTCTAGCCAAGCTGGTGAACTTTatgttcagtaagagaccctgtctgaaaaaaatacagcagagaacaattgaggaaggcagtggatgtcaacctctggcctccattctAGTATGCATAACATGAACATGttcccacacacataaacatgacaCCTTctgcacacaatttaaaaaattttaagtgtaagaatattttctctcacacacatgtgcccctCCAAGagcatacaagtgtgtgtgtgtgtgtgtgtatgagggacTTTTGATTTCACAGCCCATACTTGGTCTTCCGTAGTACAATGTCACCAGTAGAAAATGAAATGACGGTGAACCTTTGGCCAGCAAATGTAGGGAGAAGACTATGTTCCTTGGACAGAGGTCACTCTCTGTCAACTTCTGAAAGGTATACCTGGCAAGGAATCAGGCTATGGCAGGAACGTTCAACATTACTTTTGTACTTAATCTCAAGTAACTGGCATTGGGTAATTCAGAAAGTGTTTCCACATTCCGTTGTGGCTTAAAGCTCTTGTCAGCAGCACTGGCCCCAAGTACACTACAGGTTATGGGGAAAGAAGTCACCATATACAGAAGAGCCAGATCACTGACTCCGAGACAATGGGCACAGCacaacttttacatttttattacaccAGGTCAAGGAAAACAAATAGAATATGTCGATGTGGCCCCATCTCTTTGGGCAAATATTCTAAGCACACATCCATTCCCATACCTGTGAGAAAGGAATCAAGTTAAAAGCATCTGACAGCTCACCATAGTCCACCCTTAAACTCCTAACACAAGTCTTACACCACTGTGCACAAGATTTTTGGCAGTCACAAGCTCTGTCACGAGGCAGACCTTACAGACAGACAGTGGGAGAAGACAGCTGTCGTTGGCATTCGCCCTCACGGAGTGGGACAGACTGCATGAGGCAGTGTGGCTGTGTGGAGGGACAGAGATTCAGACCTGTGGCAAACTGCTGCTTGCCGAGGGTTACCAGTCAAGGCTTTTCACTTAGACGCATTCCTATGCTGTCCCAGCGTGTTTACACCTAGCAACGTTAAACAATGAAATATAAGCAAGCAATTATGTCTAAATAAAGAGTTTAACGAACGCCCCTCCGGGATATAGGCAATTGCAGAAAGGCATTCCTTGGCACTCCTAGAGCAGACTGGGGTGAAAATTGTACCGCAGGCTGGAGAACAGCCCGATGTGCTTCACAAGGTTGGGCTCCACCACATACGCCTGCTCCCCCTTGGCTCTCAGCAGAGAGTACAGTGCCATGTCTTTGCCAAAGCCCTTATGGCAGTACACCTGGGAGAGGTACGTGAGGGTCCTCCGGGCCGCAGGGGCAGGGAAGAGCATAGCTGGGGTgcagcactgagaggcaggaaCCACACTGTACAAGGAGGGACTCAGGCGCCGCAGTTCCAGGAAGTAGTGTCGGCCCACCAGCTCCACCAGGCCCATGCtgtacagagagaagaaaagcatgACAGGCCAGCTGAAGCCAGGACGACAGGCAAACCTCATGTATAGCCAGGTAAGCACAGGCCCCAGCAGCATGCCCACGCCAACCCACTCTAGGATCCGCATAGGCTCTGGGTTGACGTAGTGCTGTAGCCTCTCCGGGTGATAGAGCTTCAGATACAGGGCATCCTGGAGGTGTGGCTTGGAGAAGCGAGCACGCAAAAGGTgctccagcactgggaagatcTGTTCTTCCGGAAGAGCGTCATCCTCCACCATCAGGACATAGTCCGGGTTGTAGGTCTGCAGCGACGACTCCAGGCAGTAGACATAATCTTGCTTCTCTTTTTCAAATGAGTTAGTTGAGGGGTCATCGCCATAGTCATCTTCCGTGCCCTCGTAACGGTTGGCCACAGGGACATACTTAGAGAGCAGCTTAGCGTCAAAATGGCTCACGCTCCGTTCCACATTGCACAGGAAGAGCTGGTGCCCCTCGCACTGGGGGCCGCACTGCTGCAGAAGCCGATGGAACTGGGACACGACTTGTAGGACATAGTGAAAGCCAGGCTGCCTATCCACAGTGATTATGGTGATCACCAGCCAGGGCCGGGGAGTGGCCTGCCAGACGATGGGCACGGAACCATTGGCAGAGGGCAGCTCTTCGAAGTAGTGAAGGGCAGCCTCCCCCTCCTTCAGGCTCTGCTGTAGGAACTCTTGGCTCATCTGGTTTAGATGCCAATGGCGCAGGTAGAAGTAGGAGTGCAGGAGCCGGTGGCAGGCCAGGGGGGCCAGCAAGCCAAATGTCACCACGGTTAGAACGAAGAGCTGGACAGCAGTGCTGCCCCAGGAAAGCCGCCGAAGCCTCCGGAGAAGCATGGCAGCTGGGGAGGTTGACATAGTCATGAGGTCAACTGGTGGTCATGTCTGGTCCCGAGAACAAACCATCCTGGATCTCAGGCCAGGATCATCCGGTCAACCCTAACGGGAGAAAGCAGAATCAGAAAATAACACTTTAGAAACATGCCAACAATGCAGACGTCGAATCAGAAATTCTAGTTCAAGGCCATGTAGGCACGAAAGATTTGGAAAGATTGTCCGCAGCGATTGCTGACTGGGGTTCTATGTGCCAGTGAATCTGGCGACACTCTCACTGGCTATGAGCAGCGGTACCCTGTGCACTCAACCAACTCTCTATGCCCAAAGGCACACTAGCTTCACAGTGAGTCATAGAATCGCCAGCAGTTGATAAAACTACTATTCCGGTTCACTAGCTACAGAGACATGAGTGTTAACATTGGCACACAGAAAGCAAGGTttgacacagaagaaatacacATAGAGTGCGCTGTAGCAGAAAAGCAGAATACTTGACTGTAATGTCTGAAAACCTTTCCTGCATatcccaacaggaaaaaaaaaaaaaggaattcttgGTGGTCCTTGTTATTTAATGGCACGTTTGATTTCTCTAGTCTCATTTAATCTGGTCATTTTAATTCTGATTGTCCAAATTTATTTGTATAGGACTATCATTAGAACCAGTGCAAGAAAGTTTCGTCCTTATGCAAGCAAACTGTAGATCttgagagggaagggaaacatCCCAACCAAGACCTGACAGTGGGCTTCTCAGTGAGGTGGTAGAGTAAGCAGACAAAGAAACAGTCTGATCCAGAAAGGGACAACTTGGTGCACAGTGACTCAGGGAATGGGTATGAAGCATGAACCCCTGATCTGCCAGTCAATTGGTGGGAAGTCACTTCACCTCTCCATATCCTGGATACCTTGGCTCTAAAATACAAGCAATATCTGTCTCATGGGTTCACTATGGATATTAAAcatgttaaggaaaaaaatcaaacagaaaagtcATTAAAATATGTCCCATGCATTcttcaccattgagtggagagtggggtctgactttcttttatttatttatttatttatttatttatttatttaaatttatttatttatttattttttattaatttattcttgttacatctcaatgtttatcccatcccttgtatcctcccattcctcccccccccattttcccattattcccctcccctatgactgttcctgagggggattacgtccccctatatattctcatagggtatcaagtctcttcttggctacttgctgtccttcctctgagtgccaccaggtctccccctccaggggacatggtcaaaagtgaggcaccagagtacgtgagaaagtcgtatcacactctccactcaactgtggagaatattctgaccattggctagatctgggaaggggtttaaagtttacctcctgtattgtccttggctggtgccttagtttgagcgggacccctgggcccaaatctgcctatcatattgttctacttgtagatttctaggaccctctggatccttttattttgctgttctcccatgcgtctctcatttagagtcccaataggatgccttcccctctgtcccagtttcctggtaagtgaaggctttcatgggacatgccccttaggctagtatgcagatataagtgagtatataccatttgattctttctgcttctgggttaactcactcattatgatcatttctagctcaatccatttatccacaaatttcgggaattccttgtttttaatagctgagtagtattccatagtgtatatgtaccacagtttctttatccactcttctactgagggacacttaggctgtttccatgttctggctattatgaataaggctgctatgaacatggttgagcaaattttcttgttgtgtgctggagcatcttctgggtatattccaaggagtggaatagctgggtcttgaggaagccctattcccatttttctgagatagcaccagatagatttccaaagtggctgtactagtttgcattcccaccagcaatgaaggagtgttcctctctccccacatcctcgccagcatgtggtgtcgcttgaatttttgatcttagccattctgatgggtgtaagatggaatctcagagttgttttgatttgcatttccctgatgactaaggaggttgagcatttctttaagtgtttctcagccatttgatactcctctgttgagaattctctgtttagttccaagccccatttctcaattgggttattcggtttggtggtgtttaatttcttgagttctttatatattttggatattagacctttgtcagatgtagggttggtgaagatttttttccagtctgtaggctgtcgctttgttctcttgacagtgtctcctgccttacagaagcttctcagcctcatgaggtcccatttattaatggttgacattaaggttttttttattttttattaatttattcttgttacatctcaatggttatcccatcccttatatcctcccattcttccctccctcccattttccccttattcccttcccctatgactgttcctgagggggatttcctccccctgtataagctcatagggtatcaagtctgttcttggtaacctgctatccttcctctgagtgccaccaggtctccccctccaggggacatggtcaaatatgaggcaccagagttcgtgtgaaagtcataccccactctccactcaactgtggagaatattctgtccattggctagatctgggaaggggtttaaagtttaccgcctgtattgtccttggctggtgccttagtttgagcgggacccctgggccccaatctgcctgtcataatgttctacttgtaggtttctaggaccctctggatccttctactttgctattctcccatgcttctctcatctagagtcccaataggatgtcttcccctctgtcccagtttcctggtaagtgaaggctttcgtgggacatgccccttgggctagtatgcagatataagtgagtatataccatttgagtcctTCTGCtgctgggctaactcactcattatgatcatttctagctcaatccatttgtccacaaatttcgggaattccttgtttttaatagctgagtagtattccatagtgtatatgtaccacagtttctttattcattcttctactgagggacacttaggctgtttccatgttctgactttcatgcgaactctggtgccccatttttgaccatgtccccttgatggggaggcctgatggcactcagaggaaggatagcaggttactaagaagactgataccctatga
Coding sequences:
- the Pgap4 gene encoding post-GPI attachment to proteins factor 4; protein product: MTMSTSPAAMLLRRLRRLSWGSTAVQLFVLTVVTFGLLAPLACHRLLHSYFYLRHWHLNQMSQEFLQQSLKEGEAALHYFEELPSANGSVPIVWQATPRPWLVITIITVDRQPGFHYVLQVVSQFHRLLQQCGPQCEGHQLFLCNVERSVSHFDAKLLSKYVPVANRYEGTEDDYGDDPSTNSFEKEKQDYVYCLESSLQTYNPDYVLMVEDDALPEEQIFPVLEHLLRARFSKPHLQDALYLKLYHPERLQHYVNPEPMRILEWVGVGMLLGPVLTWLYMRFACRPGFSWPVMLFFSLYSMGLVELVGRHYFLELRRLSPSLYSVVPASQCCTPAMLFPAPAARRTLTYLSQVYCHKGFGKDMALYSLLRAKGEQAYVVEPNLVKHIGLFSSLRYNFHPSLL